CCCGGAAACCCTCCGATCTCAATCAGCCCGCCCCGAGCGACTGCGCGAACTGATCGCCGCCCGGCCGGATGCGAAGCAGGTGGTGGTGGACGAGGTGCAGAAGCTGCCCCAACTGCTCGAAGTGGCCCACAGCCTGATCGAGGAGCGACGCGGCACGCAGTTCATTCTCACCGGGTCCAGTGCCCGAAAGCTGCGCCGCTCCGGGGTCAACCTGCTGGGAGGACGCGCTGCCCAACAATCCCTGCACCCCTACATGGCGGCGGAACTGGGCGATCGCTTCAAGCTGTCCGAAGCCCTGCGCCTGGGGATGCTTCCGGTGGTGCACGGGGCCAAGGAACCCGAGGCTCTGCTCCGCGCCTACAACGGTCTGTACCTGAAGGAGGAGGTTCAGCAGGAGGGGCTCGTCCGAAACGTGGGCAACTTCGCACGATTCCTGGAGGCCATCAGCTTCTCCCACGGCAGTGTACTGAACCTCGCCAATGTGGCCCGGGAATGTCAGGTGAACCGCAAGACGGTCGAGGGATTTCTGGAGATCCTGGAGGACCTGCTGCTGGCCTGGCGGGTGCCGGTGTTCACCCGGCGCGCCCAACGCGAACTGGCGGCGCATCCCAAGTTCTTCTTCTTCGACGCGGGCGTCTTCCGGGCGAACCAACCCGCCGGCCCCCTGGACCTCCCCTCGGAGACCGAAGGCGCCGCCTTCGAGGGCCTCGTCGCGCAGCACTTGCGGGCCTGGTGTGCGTACACCGACGGCGATCACCATTTGCATTACTGGCAGACACGATCCCAAGTGGAGGTGGACTTCGTCCTTTACGGGCCCAGCGGCCTCTACGCTCTGGAGGTCAAGAACACCACCCAGGTTCGCCCGGAGGACCTGCGGGGCCTGAAGCGCTTTGCCGAGGACTATCCAGAGAGCCGCCGCATCCTTCTGTATCGCGGACGAGACCGGTTGTTGCGTGACGGGATCCTGTGTCTCCCCGGCGAGGAGTTTCTGCGAAATCTGGTCCCCAACCAATTTCCCGCATGACCGTTCTCGACGCCCTGGTCCAATCCCTGACACGCGCCGCCGACCACAACCGGAATGATGTCGTGGGCCCCCGTGTGATCCTTTGGACCGATGGAGAGCGGCTTTGGGAGTCCGTGGCGGGTTTGCTGTGCACCGCGATGCATCGCCTGCACGTGTTGGGCCCATACGATCCCGGAAAGCGCTCAGGTCCTGCGGCCTACCTCCGATTCCAATTACCCGCGGCACCGGGGGCTGCCGGCGAAACAACGGTGCTTTACCTGCCCGGAGTCCCCCGCGCGGCGTTTCGGATTGCCAGCGATTGCCCGGAGGAGGCCCGGCATCTCTTTGCGCTGCAGTTTGAGGGTCAGTTTTGGATCCAGAAGAACGGCAAGGATTGGACTCCCAGCGCATTCCTGGCGTCCGCCGATGGCGGGCTGGGGCTGGATCTCGCGCGCGACGCGGAGACCACATCGGCGTTGCGGGAGTGTCTGGCCAAGGTTCTGGAAGCGGAAGTGCCAGCGCTTTCTGGACGCCGGCTGGAGGCGGCGGATTTCCGAGGTCTGGTGGCCGAGGACCCGGTGCGGATGCTGCTGCGCTGGATCGGGCAGCCCAAGGTAGGGCGGGAGCGTTGGGCGGGCAGCGAATGGACCAGCTTCCGGGCCATCTGCCGAAAGGAGTTT
The sequence above is a segment of the Verrucomicrobiia bacterium genome. Coding sequences within it:
- a CDS encoding ATP-binding protein; this translates as MESVLRFLKAPQDHFFLLGPRGTGKTWWTRTSFPNALRIDLLDPETLRSQSARPERLRELIAARPDAKQVVVDEVQKLPQLLEVAHSLIEERRGTQFILTGSSARKLRRSGVNLLGGRAAQQSLHPYMAAELGDRFKLSEALRLGMLPVVHGAKEPEALLRAYNGLYLKEEVQQEGLVRNVGNFARFLEAISFSHGSVLNLANVARECQVNRKTVEGFLEILEDLLLAWRVPVFTRRAQRELAAHPKFFFFDAGVFRANQPAGPLDLPSETEGAAFEGLVAQHLRAWCAYTDGDHHLHYWQTRSQVEVDFVLYGPSGLYALEVKNTTQVRPEDLRGLKRFAEDYPESRRILLYRGRDRLLRDGILCLPGEEFLRNLVPNQFPA